In Sander vitreus isolate 19-12246 chromosome 12, sanVit1, whole genome shotgun sequence, the following proteins share a genomic window:
- the LOC144527212 gene encoding E3 ubiquitin/ISG15 ligase TRIM25-like, translating into MAQKGVQLDQETFSCSICLDLLKDPVTTSCGHNYCMNCIKSHWDGEDCKYSYSCPQCRQTFTARPVLLKNTILAALVEELKKTGLQATPADHCYAGAEDVACDVCTGRKLKAIKSCLMCLMSYCDQHLQPHYDVPQLKKHKLVEPSKKLQENICSRHDEVMKIFCRTDQQLICYLCLMEEHKGHDTVSAAAERTERQKKLEGSRLNIQQRIQDREKDVKLLQQQAEAIDLSADKAVEDSEKIFTELIRLLEKRSSDVKQQVRSQQKSEVSRVKELQEKLEQEITELKKLSHTEDHSQFLHNYPSLSPLSQSTSSIHIRPLSCFEDVTAAVSEVRDKLQDVLREEWTNVLLTGRTVGLAVKRDHKDLRCWKGPTENVYVQGPDVFAMPLLTLEDVLLSQPELKTRAEFLKSSQEITLDPNTAHTQLLFSEGNRKATVMRQQQSYSSHPDRFTVWPQVLSRESLTGRCYWEVEKRGNISVAVTYKNISRAGGMTECGFGRNNKSWALDSSSYFYYNNVRTPVSGPGSSRVGVYLDHSAGILSFYSVSETMTLLHRVQTTFTQPLYAGLRFNVLFGSLNGDCAELCKLK; encoded by the coding sequence ATGGCGCAGAAAGGAGTTCAGCTGGACCAGGAGACCTTCTCTTGTTCTATCTGTCTGGATCTACTGAAGGATCCGGTGACTACTTCCTGTGGACACAACTACTGCATGAACTGTATTAAAAGCCACTGGGATGGAGAGGATTGTAAGTACAGCTACAGCTGTCCTCAGTGCAGGCAGACGTTTACAGCGAGGCCTGTCCTGCTGAAAAACACCATATTAGCAGCTTTAgtggaggagctgaagaagaCTGGACTCCAAGCTACTCCTGCTGATCACTGCTATGCTGGAGCTGAAGATGTGGCCTGTGATGTCTGCACCGGGAGGAAACTGAAAGCCATCAAGTCCTGTTTGATGTGTCTGATGTCTTACTGTGACCAACACCTTCAGCCTCATTATGATGTTCCTCaactaaagaaacacaaactgGTGGAGCCGTCCAAGAAGCTCCAGGAGAACATCTGCTCTCGTCATGATGAGGTGATGAAGATTTTCTGCCGTACTGATCAGCAGCTTATctgttatctctgcttaatGGAGGAACATAAAGGCCACGACACAgtctcagctgcagcagaaagGACTGAGAGGCAGAAAAAGCTCGAGGGGAGTCGACTAAATATCCAGCAGAGAAtccaggacagagagaaagatgtgaaGCTGCTTCAACAGCAGGCGGAGGCCATCGATCTCTCTGCTGATAAAGCAGTGGAGGACAGCGAGAAGATCTTCACTGAGCTGATCCGTCTCCTGGAGAAAAGAAGCTCTGATGTGAAGCAGCAGGTCAGATCCCAGCAGAAAAGTGAAGTGAGTCGAGTCAAAGAGCTTcaggagaagctggagcaggagatcactgagctgaagaagctctcacacacagaggatcACAGCCAGTTTCTACACAACTACCCCTCACTGTCACCACTCAGCCAATCAACATCCAGCATCCATATCCGTCCTCTGAGCTGCTTTGAGGACGTGACAGCGGCCGTGTCAGAAGTCAGAGATAAACTACAGGACGTTCTGAGAGAGGAGTGGACAAACGTCTTACTGACAGGAAGGACTGTAGGACTGGCGGTAAAAAGGGACCACAAAGATTTGAGATGCTGGAAGGGGCCTACAGAGAATGTGTATGTACAGGGACCAGATGTTTTTGCTATGCCCCTGCTGACTCTAGAGGACGTTTTACTGTCACAACCAGAGCTCAAGACCAGAGCTGAATTCTTAAAATCTTCACAAGAAATCACACTGGACCccaacacagcacacacacagctgttattTTCTGAGGGTAACAGAAAAGCAACAGTAATGAGACAACAACAGTCTTATTCTAGTCACCCAGACAGATTCACTGTATGGCCTCAGGTCCTGAGTAGAGAAAGTCTGACTGGACGTTGTTACTGGGAGGTGGAGAAGAGAGGTAACATTTCTGTAGCAGTCACATACAAGAATATcagcagagcaggggggatGACTGAATGTGGATTTGGACGAAATAACAAATCCTGGGCTTTAGACAGTAGCAGTTACTTTTATTACAACAATGTCCGAACTCCCGTCTCAGGTCCTGGGTCCTCCAGAGTAGGAGTGTACCTGGATCACAGTGCAGGTATTCTGTCCTTCTACAGCGTCTCTGAAACCATGACTCTCCTCCACAGAGTCCAgaccacattcactcagccgCTCTATGCTGGACTAAGGTTTAACGTCTTGTTTGGATCTTTAAATGGAGACTGTGCTGAGTTGTGTAAACTGAAATAG
- the LOC144527213 gene encoding tripartite motif-containing protein 16-like: MAQKGVQLDQETFSCSICLDLLKDPVTTSCGHNYCMNCIKSHWDGEDCKNIHSCPQCRKMFRPRPVLLKNTMLAALVEELKKTGLQATPADHCYAGAEDVACDVCTGRKLKAIKSCLMCLMSYCDQHLQPHYDVPQLKKHKLVEPSKKLQENICSRHDEVMKIFCRTDQQLICYLCLMDEHKGHDTVSAAAERTERQKKLEGSRLNIQQRIQDREKDVKLLQQQAEAIDLSADKAVEDSEKIFTELIRLLEKRSSDVKQQVRSQQKSEVSRVKELQEKLEQEITELKRKDAELKKLSHTEDHNQFLHNYPSLSPLSQSTSSIHIRPLSCFEDVTAAVSEVRDKLQDVLREEWTNVSLTGTEVDVSLPQPEPKTRADFLKYSREITLDPNTAYTHLLLSEGNRKATRIRQQQSYSSHPDRFTLWPQVLSRESLTGRCYWEVERRGVGIRVAVAYKNISRAGSWYECVFGLNDKSWALCCEKNSHSFWYNNVQTLISCRVSSRIGVYLDHSAGILSFYSVSETMTLLHRVQTTFTQPLYAGLRLYYSPGGTAEFCKLK, from the coding sequence ATGGCGCAGAAAGGAGTTCAGCTGGACCAGGAGACCTTCTCTTGTTctatctgtctggatttactgAAGGATCCGGTGACTACTTCCTGTGGACACAACTACTGCATGAACTGTATTAAAAGCCACTGGGATGGAGAGGATTGTAAGAACATCCACAGCTGTCCTCAGTGCAGGAAGATGTTCAGACCGAGGCCTGTCCTGCTGAAAAACACCATGTTAGCAGCTTTAgtggaggagctgaagaagaCTGGACTCCAAGCTACTCCTGCTGATCACTGCTATGCTGGAGCTGAAGATGTGGCCTGTGATGTCTGCACCGGGAGGAAACTGAAAGCCATCAAGTCCTGTTTGATGTGTCTGATGTCTTACTGTGACCAACACCTCCAGCCTCATTATGATGTTCCTCaactaaagaaacacaaactgGTGGAGCCGTCCAAGAAGCTCCAGGAGAACATCTGCTCTCGTCATGATGAGGTGATGAAGATTTTCTGCCGTACTGATCAGCAGCTTATctgttatctctgcttaatGGATGAACATAAAGGCCACGACACAgtctcagctgcagcagaaagGACTGAGAGGCAGAAAAAGCTCGAGGGGAGTCGACTAAATATCCAGCAGAGAATCCAGGACAGGGAGAAAGATGTGAAGCTGCTTCAACAGCAGGCGGAGGCCATCGATCTCTCTGCTGATAAAGCAGTGGAGGACAGCGAGAAGATCTTCACTGAGCTGATCCGTCTCCTGGAGAAAAGAAGCTCTGATGTGAAGCAGCAGGTCAGATCCCAGCAGAAAAGTGAAGTGAGTCGAGTCAAAGAGCTTcaggagaagctggagcaggagatcactgagctgaagaggaaagacgctgagctgaagaagctctcacacacagaggatcACAACCAGTTTCTACACAACTACCCCTCACTGTCACCACTCAGCCAATCAACATCCAGCATCCATATCCGTCCTCTGAGCTGCTTTGAAGATGTGACAGCGGCCGTGTCAGAAGTCAGAGATAAACTACAGGACGTTCTGAGAGAGGAGTGGACAAACGTCTCACTGACGGGGACTGAAGTGGACGTTTCACTACCACAACCAGAGCCCAAGACCAGAGCTGACTTCTTAAAATATTCACGTGAAATCACATTGGACCCAAACACAGCAtacacacatctgttattatCTGAGGGGAACAGAAAAGCAACAAGAATCAGACAACAACAGTCTTATTCTAGTCACCCAGACAGATTCACTCTATGGCCTCAGGTCCTGAGTAGAGAGAGTCTGACTGGACGTTGTTACTGggaggtggagaggagaggagtagGAATTCGTGTAGCAGTCGCATACAAGAATATCAGCAGAGCAGGGAGCTggtatgaatgtgtatttgGATTAAATGACAAATCTTGGGCGTTATGTTGCGAAAAAAATAGTCATTCATTTTGGTATAACAATGTCCAAACTCTCATCTCATGTCGTGTGTCCTCCAGAATAGGAGTGTACCTGGATCACAGTGCAGGTATTCTGTCCTTCTACAGCGTCTCTGAAACCATGACTCTCCTCCACAGAGTCCAgaccacattcactcagccgCTCTATGCTGGACTGCGGCTTTATTATTCTCCTGGAGGCACTGCTGAGTTTTGTAAACTGAAATAG